One genomic segment of Salmo trutta chromosome 8, fSalTru1.1, whole genome shotgun sequence includes these proteins:
- the LOC115197939 gene encoding neuropilin-2-like, translating to MNGGFPFPEWSTPGPSMDSPVTHVSEKDNSWLYTLDPILVTIIVMSSLGVLLGAVCGGLLLYCTCFYSGLSSRSSTTLENYNFELYDGIKHKVKINQQRCCSEA from the exons ATGAACGGAG GTTTCCCGTTCCCAGAGTGGAGTACCCCTGGCCCGTCCATGGACTCCCCTGTGACACATGTCTCTGAGAAGGACAACTCGTGGCTGTACACCCTGGATCCTATCCTGGTCACCATCATCGTCATGTCTTCCCTGGGCGTGCTGCTGGGGGCGGTGTGTGGCGGCCTGCTGCTCTACTGCACCTGCTTCTACAGCGGCCTGTCGTCACGGAGCTCCACCACACTGGAGAACTACAACTTCGAGCTGTACGACGGGATCAAACACAAGGTGAAGATCAACCAGCAACGCTGCTGCTCCGAGGCCTAA